DNA sequence from the Melospiza georgiana isolate bMelGeo1 chromosome 7, bMelGeo1.pri, whole genome shotgun sequence genome:
AGACCCagaccccacagcagctgtggaacAGCTCTTTAAGATGGTTTCTAGACTGAGGAGACAGAGAAGGTGGAGAGGACAATGCCAGGTTTCTGCAGGATATGTGATCTACATGAAGCAGCACTTCCAGTGCCCCAGACGTGCCTCAAGGAATTGCAGGGGTTGGCTTTGTGAGCTAGGAGGTTTGAGCAGAGATTTATGAGCACTTTTGAGGGGGCGTTTTCACAGAACAATTCAGGGCCTAATTCTGGCTTCCTTTTTGTCACTCACAAAGTGGACATGGTGTCCAGTAGTGGTGGAGTTGTGTGAAAGCTCACACGGGAGATCCCAGTGTGCACAGGGATGTCTGTCAGATGTCACAGCCACCTCCACACTTGGGGATGGGTGTAATTGCTACTGCAGCTTTGGGATTCCACTCTACACCACACCAATCCTAAGGAACAGGACTGAAGAGAAAGCCAGGGCACCAAAAGCACTCACCCAAGTCACCAGGCTCTCCCCTGGACCAGCAGAGGAGGCTCTCCAGGAGGAACACTGCCCAGGGCTCTTGCCAGCATCCCAGGGAACCCAAGCACATGGCATAGTTGACTGCTGGTACCATGGGCAAGACTGCAGCTCATCCCTCAGTGCCAAGCACACCTGCTCCAGGCATCAGAGCTGGGCTTTGGagccagaaaaatatttttaagtttctCTGGAAGATCCCACTGGAACTGCCCATTATAAAAACACAAAGCTTTGTTCTACTATCCACAAATTCTCAGAATCCCTTTGGCTAGCAGAATCAACGTCCCATCACAGATCCTTAGTACAGGGTCACTAGAAGACCCTGGCGTTACCTACAGCTGAGCACCAATTAAAAGCCAGAAGAAACAGCTGCCTACACAAGATGTGGAAAGTCagaaagaaatgagagaaaaacagTTCCTTTCATGAGGATTCACCTGACTCACCAGAAATGGGAACTTGAGTTCTATCACAACACAGAATTCCACCCTCCTGAACACAGAAATCTATCGCAGCATGGATTAAGACACACCTGAGGCAGCTCCTTGTGAGCACAGTTTACTCCTCCAATTGGAATGATGTTGGGCATCAAAGGCCTTGGATACTCTAGCACAAAATCCATCCTCAGGAGCCAAACAGAGCCCTTGCGTAAGAGATCCAGCATGGTCACCTCCCGCTGCAGGAACTCTGAAGCCAGTTTTGAGTAGGGTTCAAAGGCAAAATCACAGAGGAAAACGTTTGGGATGTCAAAGAGCAGATTCTTCACTCGCTGGAGAAAAGTCATGCGGTCTGTAAGGTCTGAAAATGACCTGGGGATGTAGGAAGGAGGACTGGGACACAGCCTGGCATCTAGGTCTAACCCACATGGGGCTCCTCGTAAGAAATAGatagaaggaagggaaagatgTTCAGCCAGGATCAACCCACAAGCTGCTACCGGGTCTGTAAGAATTGCATCAAACTTGCTCTCCTCAAGATACCTGATGAGTTCCTTGTTTTGCAGAAGCTGCTCACAGCTGGTGATCCAACAGTCAGTGAGGGTTTTCATACCCTCGTACACTTTCAATAATCTCTGTAAAATCCAACCTTCTTCAAATGAACCACGAAAAAATGCCTTGAATGCTTTCTCCAACTCTTCCTGTGTGAAGGGGACTGAGTACATTTTCATCACAAAGTTCTTGGATGGTTTGATGTGCAAACTCACTTCAGGTGCCACCACGACCACCTCATGTCCCTTCTGCTGGAGCATGTTCAGCACCTCCCGGATGCTGAGCCAGTGGCTCCCATCCATCGGCACCACCAGAAGCttcccagcagccagccagccagacCCAACAGGGACAGGTGCAGAAGCACAGCTGGTGGAGAAGCTCTGAGtcccagggccattcctgcagggatcagCTGAGAGCCTCCAGGGAAGGAAACCCGCGGCAGCACAGGAGCTCCGGCGCTCACTCTGCACTTTTAAGCGATCtgtgtcacagcccagctgtggatCCTTATTTTATGGGTTGGGCAGTGAATGTGTAATCCCTGATACAATAAAAGGTTGCAGAACAAGCTCGGCATTCCTGCCAAGCCCAGAGGATCAGCAGGTAACTCCACCTTCTCCCTGTCTGAGCAACAGTAAAAGAGTCCCCCTGGAAGGAGGCAAGTGTGGCTCTCGGACTGCAATTTGGTCCTTTCCCTCTGGCTGGACCTTCTGCATGTTCGGGAGATGTGTCACATGTAGGAGATGTGTCACATGCACATCACCATTCAGACCTGCAGAGGCTTCTCCTTTCCCACACTCAAGGCCTGTTGCCCCTCTCTCACCCTTTCCATGTCATCTCTAGGAGACCCAGGCCCCATGGCAGCTGTGGAACAGCTCTTTTAAGACAGTTTCCAGACTGAGAGGACAGAGAAGATGGAATAATGATGCCACATTCTAAGCAGAGATTTACGAGCACTTTTGAGGGGGTCTTTTCACAGAACAATTCAGGGCCTAATTTTAGCATTGCTTTAGTCCCTGACAAAGCACCCACGGTGTCCAGCAGTGGTGGAGTTGTGTGAAAGCTCACGTGTGTACAGGGATGTCTGTCAGATGTCACAGCTAACCCCACACTTGGGGATGGGTGGAATTGTCACATATTGAAGTTCAGTATCCCAGCCCACATCACACCAATCCTAAGGAACAGGACTGAAGAGAAAGCCAGGGCACCAAAAGCACTCACCCAAGTCACCAGGCTCTCCTCTGGACCAGCAGAGGAGAGTCTCCAGGAGGAACACTGATCAGGGCTCTTGCCAGCATCCCAGGGAACCCAAAGTATGACATCATCCCCAAGGCTGCACCCAAACCATCAGTGCAAGTCAAGGCCTGCTGGATCTGTTAAATCAGACCTACTACAGGAAACAGTGCTGGGCTTGTCAATCAAAAAGTGTTAAGCATTTCTGGGAGTGCCAATGGGAGCTGTTCCTTAAAGGAACCCAGAATTATGTCTTAAGATCCACAAATTTTGACAATCCCATGGCTGGTGCAATCAATGTCCCACCAAAATCTTCACTAGAAGACTCTGGTGTTACCTACGACTGAGCACCAATTAAAAGCCAGAAGAGACTGCTGCCTACATAGGGTGTGGTAAATCAGATGTGAGAGAAAAACAGTTCCTTTCATGAGGATTCACCTCACTCACCAGAAATGGAACTTGATTTCTATCACAACACAGAATTCCACCCTCCTGAACACAGAAATCAATCAAGGCACGGATTAAAAACAGAGTGCAACCCACCTGAGGCAGCTCCTTGTGAGCACAGTTTACTCCTCCTATTGGAATGATGTTGGGCATCAAAGGCCTTGGGTAGTCGAGCACAAATTCCAACCTCAGGAGCCAAACAGAGCCCTTGCGTAAGAGATCCAGCACGGTCACCTCCCGCTGCAGGAACTCTGAAGCCAGTTTTGAGTAGGGTTCAAAGGCAAAATCACAGAGGAAAATGCTTGGGATATCAAAGAGCAGATTCTTCACTCGCTGGAGAAAAGTCATGCGGTCTGTAAGGTCTGTAAATACCCTGGGGACGTAGGAAGGAGGCTTGGGACACTGAGTGGCTTCAAAATCTAACCCACATGGGATTCCTCGTAAGAAATAGatagaaggaagggaaagatgCTCAGCTAGGATTACCCCACAGGGCACAAAAGGGTCTGTAAGTACAGCATCAAACTTGCTCTCCTCAAGGTACCTGATGAGGTCTTTGTTTTGCAAGAGCTGTTCACAGCTGGAGAACTCCAAGTCAGTGATTCTTTTCATACCTCTgtacacttttaaaaatctttcaaaaaaagATCCTTCTTCAAATGAAGCCTGGAAGAACGCCTTAAAATCTTTCTCCATATCTTCCTGTGTGTAGGGGACCGGGTACATTTTCATCACAAAGTTCTCGGATGGTTTGATGTGCAAAGTCACTTTAGGTGCCACTACAACCACCTCATGTCCCTTCTGCTGGAGCGTATCCAGCACCTCCCGCATGCTGAGCCAGTGGCTCCCATCCACTGGCACCACCAGGAGCTTCCCAGCGGCAGCCAgacccagcagggacaggagcagaagCACACCTGGTGGAGAAGCACTGagccccagggccattcctgctgagagcctgcagggcagggaaccTGCAGCAACACCGGTGCTTGCTCTGCACTGTGAAATTATCTGTGGCACAGCCCAACTGTGGATCTTTATTTTATGTGCTGTGTGGTAAATGTGTAATCACTGGTGCGATAAAAGCCTGCAGAACAAGCATGAGATTCCCGCCAAGTCCATAGAATCACCAGGTAACTCCCATATGTTTATCAGAGGAACAGTAAAGGGTGCCCTAAAAATGCAGAGAGACCTGCACTTTGGTTCCTTCCCTCTGGCTGTGGAAATTCTGAGATGTGTCACATGCATGACATGCGTGTTACTATTCCAATCAGCAGTCTCCTTCCCTCCAGGCCAGGActgtcccttctccctctctcttggAAAACTCATCTGTAGGAGACCCAAACACTAGAGCAGCTGTGGAACAGCTCTTTGAGATGGTTTCCAGCCTGAGAAGACTGAAGAGATGGAAGGATGACGCCAGGTTTCTGAGCAGACATTTACAAACGCTCTTTGAGGGCAACTTCCCACAGAACATTTCAGAGCCTAATTCTGTCCTTGGTTTGATCCCTGACAAAGCACCCATGGTGTCCAGCAGTGGTGGAGTTGTGTGAATGCTCAGGTGGCAAACACCATTGTACATGGGGATGTCTGTAAATTGTCACAGCTACCACTGTACTTCAAGATGGGTGGAATTGCCACATGTTGGGCTTTGTGATCCCGCCCTGCACCACACAACTCCTATGGAATATGAATGAAGAGAAAGCCAGGGTACCAAAAGTATTTTCCCAACTCTCCAGGCTCTCCACCAGAGAAGAACAGTAAACTGTCCAGGAGGAACACTTACAGGGCTCTTGCCAGCATCCCAGGGAACCCAAGCATGCAGCACATTGGAGCAGTTGGTATCATGCACAAGGCTACATCCAAACCCTCACTGCCAGTAAAGGTGTATTGAACGTGTCAAATCAGATCTGCTCCAGGTatcagggctgggatttggagCCAGGAAAGAGTTTTTAACAGTCTCTGGGACATTCCATTGGAGCTGGTCATTAAAGGACCCTACACTTTGTCTTATTGTCCACAAATTCTGACAATCTCTTTACTGGTGGCATCAACAGCCCATCACAGACCTTCACCAGAGGACCCTGGTGATTCCCTTCAACTGAGAACCATTTTAAAACCAGAAGAGACTGCTGCCTACACAGGATGTGGAAAATCAGAAATGAGTGAAAAACAGTTCCTTTCATGAGGATTCAGCTCACTCACCCAAAACAGAATTCCACCCTCCTGATTCCTATCGCAACACAGAATTCCACCCTCCTGAACACAGAAATCAATCAAGGCACGGATTAAAAACAGAGTGCAACCCACCTGAGGCAGCTCCTTGTGAGCACAGTTTACTCCTCCTATTGGAATGATGTTGGGCATCAAAGGCCTTGGGTAGTCGAGCACAAATTCCAACCTCAGGAGCCAAACAGAGCCCTTGCGTAAGAGATCCAGCACGGTCACCTCCCGCTGCAGGAACTCTGAAGCCAGTTTTGAGTAGGGTTCAAAGGCAAAATCACAGAGGAAAGCATTTGGGATATCAAAGAGCAGATTCTTCACTCGCTGGAGAAAAGTCATGCGGTCTGTAAGGTGTGTAAATACCCTGGGGACGTAGGAAGGAGGATTGGGACACTGAGTGGCTTCAAAATCTAACCCACATGGGATTCCTCGTAAGAAATacacagcaggaagggaaagaTGCTCAGCTAGGATTACCCCACAGGGCACAAAAGGGTCTGTAAGGACAGCATCAAACTTGCTCTCCTCAAGGTACCTGATGAGGTCTTTGTTTTGCAAGAGCTGTTCACAGCTGGAGACCCCAAAGTTAGTGATTCTTTTCATACCTTCAAGTATatgaaaaaatctttcaaagaaaattcCTTCTTCAAATGAACCATGAAAAAATGCCTTAAAATCTttctccatctcttcctttttgTAGGGGACCGGGTACATTTTCATCACAAAGTTCTCTGATGGTTTGATGTGCATGGAGACTTCAGGTGCCACTACAACCACCTCATGTCCCTTCTTCTGGAGCATATCCAGCACCTCGCGCATGCTGAGCCAGTGGCTCCCATCCACTGGCACCACCAGGAGCTTCCCAGCAGTAGCCAgacccagcagggacaggagcagaagcacagctggTGGAGAAGCTCTGAGCCCCAGGGCCATTTCTGCAGGGATCAGCTGAgagcctgcagggcagggaacctgcagcaacaccagtgCTTGCTCGGCGCTTTCAAGCAATCTGTGGCACAACCCAACTGCAGATCCTTATTTTATGTGCTGGGCAGTGAATGTGTAATCCCTGATATGATAAAATGCTGCGCAACAAGCATGGAACTCCTACCAAGTCCATAGAACGACCAGATAACTCCCAACTATCTCTATCAGAGAAACAGTAAAGAGCGCCCCAGGAAGGAGGCAGGTGTGGCTCTCAGACTGCACTTTGGTCCTTTCCCTCCGGCTGGACCTTCTGCATGTTCAGGAGATGTGCCACGTGTAGGAGATGTGTCACATGCACATCACCCTTGGGACTagcagaggctgctcctttCCCACAATCAAGGCGTGTCCCCTCTCCCATGGAAAGCTCATCTCTAGGTGACCCAGACCCTATGGCAGCTGTGGAACAGCTCTATACGATGGTTTCTTGCCTGAGAAAACTGCAGAGGTGGAAGGATGATACCAGGTTTCTGAGAAGAGATTTATGAACACTTGTGTTAGTTTAACACAATCTGGCTTTTAGTGGGGGCAGAGATGCCACAGAGACTGCTTCTGAGAGAGAAGCTCATCAAAACTTCTACTcagtccagcagagccaatccctGAAGGCTCTGACAACTGACGCACTGGCTGGCCCAATTCGAGAAGTTAGTAGCAGTTGTGAGAGGACATAACTAAGAACTAGAAAATGCGTGCAAgttctctttcctcctctcctaCGTGGGGTGGTGAGGGGGCCACTGggctccttcccagcctggccagggccatGCCACGTTGTGGGGCCATCCTGGTGCTGTGAGTGGCCATATGTCTGATACCACGAGCTCATATCAGGAGTGCTCATGCAGCCAGGGCTATGCCAGCACCATCCGCAGTGAGCTGTGCTTCCTTGGTCACTTTCAGCCAGCCAATGCTCCGTGGGCAGAAGAGACAGGAGTGGcggcagcagcttttcctttttggcACCCAGTGATTTGCGGAAGTAAacaaactccacaacttttgtGGAAGTTGTAAAGCCGGTATGTTTACTACAGTGATGGACTCATGTGGGAATCGTTCCCCTTAAATGACATGCGTACCTCTCAGAAATCCAGATCCTTTTTTATctccctctcaaatacatatgcatgcaatttcacaagaggttcatacatattcattctacTGATTTTGTGTGACATTTGCCACTaattcttctttatcagaaagaactCCTGGGTCAGGTTGCCCTACTCTGCCTGATCTCCCCCTCcccccttatctctgtccttcggCTGAAGCGGTTTCTCCAAGCAGAGGGTTTTTGTGAGAACAGGCAGTCAGACTAAACAGCAAGCTACAGACTTAACTCAAAGATGCACATTTCATCTAAATCGAAATGGATTTCTACCCCGGAAAATTTCCACTCTGCTTCACTGGCATGACGAGAGGCACTGAGCGAAGCCAGTGACCGGGGTGGTTTGTATGGTGCCAGCGGCCACCATTTGACCAGCAGCGAGGAGCATGGCAAGCAATTCCCCGATGCGGGGCCGGTTGAGATCAACCTTTCAGTGCTGCAGGACTCTACAGAAACTTTTCAATTAATAGAACGTGAGAAGAAATGAATACACAGACAGCAATTCTCTCGCGAGtcagagaaaagggagaagTGAAGACGTGAGGAGAACAACATGATGACACTAAGGTTGGTGAAAAGGAGGGAGGGGGTgaaggaggtgctccaggcctTGGAGCTGAGATGCTTCTGCATGCTGTGATGAGGTCTAAAAAACAACAGTTTCCCTGTAATTTATGAAGTGCATGGGGGAATTCAGAGTTCACCTGCAGCCCGTGAGAAGGAGTGCTCATGCTGGAGCATGTGGATGCAGAAAAGCTGTGATCTAGTGAGGAATTTGAACACAGAGAAAAGACCCTTGCTTCCAGAGATCGAAAAAGAAGACCCTTGCTTCCAAACTAGAACAGCTCATCCTTAAAAGACTACATGGCATGAATTAAAACGACCCAGCCAAACAGTTGTAGGAAGATTGCTTTGCCCCTGGGAGGGACTCATGTTGTAGCAGGTGGGGCATGACTGCTACTCGTGAAAATTAGAACCACGTTGGAGAAGTTCACAGAGAACTGTTCCATGAAAAAGACCCCCCATAGCAGAACATACCCCTCTCCCTAAGCAAACTGAAGAAAGATTTTTAGAAGTGACAAACTGACTACAACCCTCATGTTTTGTCTCTCTGCATTGTTGGTGGGAATGAAAGAAGGGCGAGGGGTGCAGGGGAAGGGATTCAAAAAGTAGTTATCATTATCCTCTTTTAATTCtgttaataaatttttctttataccTTTTAAGTTTTGAGCCTGTTCTGCCCTTAAAGTGTTCCTTCCCAATCCCTACTTCAACTCATGAGCCCCTTTtgtctttcctttccctctcctctcttccaaTATAGCAGAACAGAATGAgtaaatgggtttttttctgggtgcCTAGCTTCTAGCCAGTGTCAAATTCCGACAGCACTCTTTGAGGGAGACTTTCCACAGAACAATTCAGGGCCTAATTCTGGCTTCCTTTTTGCCACAGACAAAGCATCCATGATGTCCAGCAGTGGTGGAGTTGTGTGAAAGCTCACGTGGCCAATCCCAGTGTGCATGGGTATGTCTGTCACAGCCACCCCCACACATGGGGATGAGTGGAGTAGCCATAATGTGGGCTTCATTATCCCAGCCCACATCGCACAAATCCTAGGGAACAGGACTGAAGAGAAAGCCAGGGCACCAAAAGCACTCACCCAATTTGGTAGGTtctcccctggagcagcagaggaggctcTCCAGGAGGAACACTGCCCAGGGCTCTTGCCAGCATCCAAGGGAACACAAAGTTTGGCATCATCCCTAAGGCTGcacacaaacccaaaccatcaGTGCCAGTAAAGGCCTGCTGGACATGTCGAATCAGATCTCCTCCAGGCATCACAGCTGGGCACTCTGCTGGTGGAATCAATGTCCCATCACAGACCTTCACCAGAAAACCCTGGTGATTCCCTTCAACAGAGCACTGTTTAAATGCCAGAAGGAACAGCTGTCTACACACGAAGTGGAAGTCAGGAAGAAGGAGAGATAAATGGTTCCTTTCATGAGGATTCACTTCACTCACCAGAAACAGAAGCTCTTTCCTATTGCATAAAAAAAATTCCCCCCTCCTAAACACAAAAACCAATCATGGCATGAATTAAAAGAGTGTGACCCACCTGAGGCAGCTCCTTGTGAGCACAGTTTACTCCTCCAATTGGAATGATGTTGGGCATCAAAGGCCTTGGATACTCTAGCACAAAATCTGACCTCATGAGCCAAACCGAAGCCTGGCGTAAGAGATCCAGCACAGTCACATCTTGCTGCAGGAAGTCTGAAGCCAGTTTTGAGTAGGGTTCAAAGGCAAAATCGCAGAGAAAAATATCTGGGATATCATGAAGCAGATTCTTCACTCGCTGAAGAAAGGTCATGTGGTCTGTAAATTGTGTAAATCCCCTGGGGACATAGGAAGGAGGCTTGGGACACTGAGTGGCTTCAAAATCTAAGCCACAAGGGATTCCTCGTAAGAAATacacagcaggaagggaaaggTGCTTCGCCAGGATTGCCCCACATAGTAGGACAGGGTCTGTAAGGACGGCATCAAACTTGCTCTCCTCAAGGTACCTGATGAGCTCCTTGTTTTCCAGGAGATGTCCACAGCTGGTGACTCCAAAGTAAGTGATTCTTTTGATACCCTGGTAGGCTTTAACAAATCTTTCCAGAAAAGATCCttgttcaaatgaaaaatgaaaaaatgcctGGAATTGTTTCTTCAAATCTTCCTGTGTGTAGGGGACCGGGTACATTTTCATCACAAAGTTCTTGGATGGTTTGATGTGCAAAGCCACTTCAGGTGCCACTACAACCACCTCATGTCCCCTCTGCCTCAGGATGTCCAGCACCTCCCGCATGCTGAGCCAGTGGCTTCCATCCACTGGCACCACCAGGAgcttgccagcagcagccagacccagcagggacaggagcagaagcacagctggTGGAGAAGCACTGagccccagggccattcctgcagggatcagCTGAGAGCCTCCACAGAAAGAGTTCCCTAGCTTTGTGATTTTAAGTTATCTGTCTCTGATTTTTATGGATGGTCTTAAGACATATTTGCATTTGGTAAATGTTTAAACCTGGACATGGCAAAGGTAGCAGAAAAGGTTAAGGTTCATCTTATCTGGCAGACGCAAATCAGGGCCAGAGTTACCCTGGGAAACACTCCCCTCTCTCTATTGGAGGAACAGTGGGTTGGAGGAACGCTGCCTGGTTATGTAGGGAGGAAGTCAGGAAGTCCAAGGTGCAGGTGGAGCTGAACTTGGCCAGGGGtgaaaacaacaacaagaagGGCCACAACAGGAAGGTCAAAGGAAGTCTTTCCCCCCCAGTAAGCAAGACTAGGATACTGGAAACAATGTAAAGGCTGAGGGACTCAAGAACTTTCCTTGCCTCAGCCTTCACTGGCAACCTCTCTTCCCACATCTCTTtagtggatggatggatggatggatggatggatggatggatggatggatggatggatggatggacggatggcAAGATGTGGCTGGGGGAGCAAAATTCCACTCAGTGTAAGAGAAGATGACATGACCACTTGAGGTACCCAAACATAAGGGCACCTGATGGCCCAAACACGTGGTGCCCCAAACACGTGGTGCATCTCAGAGTCCTGAGGGAATTGGTTGATGGAGTTGCCAAAGTATTCTCCATGACATTTGAAAACTCCTGGCAGTCAGGTGAAGTCACAGTGACTAGGAAAAGGCACTCACCTTtaaaaaggacagaaaggaaaCCCCAGGGAAGTATCAAGCTGTCAAcctcacc
Encoded proteins:
- the LOC131085643 gene encoding UDP-glucuronosyltransferase 1A1-like, translated to MALGLSASPPAVLLLLSLLGLAAAGKLLVVPVDGSHWLSMREVLDILRQRGHEVVVVAPEVALHIKPSKNFVMKMYPVPYTQEDLKKQFQAFFHFSFEQGSFLERFVKAYQGIKRITYFGVTSCGHLLENKELIRYLEESKFDAVLTDPVLLCGAILAKHLSLPAVYFLRGIPCGLDFEATQCPKPPSYVPRGFTQFTDHMTFLQRVKNLLHDIPDIFLCDFAFEPYSKLASDFLQQDVTVLDLLRQASVWLMRSDFVLEYPRPLMPNIIPIGGVNCAHKELPQFSVNFSNVVLIFTSSSHAPPATT
- the LOC131085642 gene encoding UDP-glucuronosyltransferase 1A1-like; translated protein: MALGLRASPPAVLLLLSLLGLATAGKLLVVPVDGSHWLSMREVLDMLQKKGHEVVVVAPEVSMHIKPSENFVMKMYPVPYKKEEMEKDFKAFFHGSFEEGIFFERFFHILEGMKRITNFGVSSCEQLLQNKDLIRYLEESKFDAVLTDPFVPCGVILAEHLSLPAVYFLRGIPCGLDFEATQCPNPPSYVPRVFTHLTDRMTFLQRVKNLLFDIPNAFLCDFAFEPYSKLASEFLQREVTVLDLLRKGSVWLLRLEFVLDYPRPLMPNIIPIGGVNCAHKELPQAAVSSGFKMVLS
- the LOC131085639 gene encoding LOW QUALITY PROTEIN: UDP-glucuronosyltransferase 1A1-like (The sequence of the model RefSeq protein was modified relative to this genomic sequence to represent the inferred CDS: deleted 2 bases in 1 codon); this encodes MALGLRASPPAVLLHLSLLGLAGAAGKLLVVPMDGSHWLSIREVLNMLQQKGHEVVVVAPEVSLHIKPSKNFVMKMYSVPFTQEELEKAFKAFFRGSFEEGWILQRLLKVYEGMKTLTDCWITSCEQLLQNKELIRYLEESKFDAILTDPVAACGLILAEHLSLPSIYFLRGAPCGLDLDARLCPSPPSYIPRSFSDLTDRMTFLQRVKNLLFDIPNVFLCDFAFEPYSKLASEFLQREVTMLDLLRKGSVWLLRMDFVLEYPRPLMPNIIPIGGVNCAHKELPQAAVSSGF
- the LOC131085640 gene encoding UDP-glucuronosyltransferase 1A1-like, which translates into the protein MALGLSASPPGVLLLLSLLGLAAAGKLLVVPVDGSHWLSMREVLDTLQQKGHEVVVVAPKVTLHIKPSENFVMKMYPVPYTQEDMEKDFKAFFQASFEEGSFFERFLKVYRGMKRITDLEFSSCEQLLQNKDLIRYLEESKFDAVLTDPFVPCGVILAEHLSLPSIYFLRGIPCGLDFEATQCPKPPSYVPRVFTDLTDRMTFLQRVKNLLFDIPSIFLCDFAFEPYSKLASEFLQREVTVLDLLRKGSVWLLRLEFVLDYPRPLMPNIIPIGGVNCAHKELPQSCSTAAMGPGSPRDDMERVREGQQALSVGKEKPLQV